The proteins below come from a single Campylobacter sp. CCUG 57310 genomic window:
- a CDS encoding NAD(P)H-dependent oxidoreductase, which yields MDFLEAMNFRHACKIFDENKKISDDEFGLILEAGRLSPSSTGLEQWDFLVVQNADLRQKIREVSWNQVQMTSCSHLLVILAKISEVKPGNEYIKKIIARRVDKEPELIAQREKFYQDFLTANFKNDDELTYHWSSKQCYIAAANMMTAAATLGIDSCPIEGFDADALNKVLNLDTTKQRVAVMIPFGYRLNPQPPKYRREMSDVVTWIK from the coding sequence ATGGATTTTTTAGAAGCTATGAATTTTCGCCACGCTTGCAAAATTTTTGATGAAAATAAAAAAATAAGCGATGATGAATTTGGTCTTATCTTGGAAGCAGGAAGGCTTAGCCCAAGCTCGACAGGGCTTGAGCAGTGGGACTTTCTTGTCGTGCAAAACGCGGATTTAAGGCAAAAGATACGTGAAGTATCTTGGAATCAGGTTCAGATGACCTCTTGCTCGCACCTTCTTGTGATACTGGCAAAGATATCTGAAGTAAAACCGGGAAACGAATACATAAAAAAGATCATCGCAAGACGAGTTGATAAGGAACCTGAGCTAATCGCTCAAAGAGAGAAATTTTATCAAGATTTTCTAACCGCAAATTTCAAAAATGACGACGAACTTACATATCACTGGTCAAGCAAGCAGTGCTATATCGCCGCTGCAAATATGATGACCGCAGCCGCGACTCTTGGTATAGACAGTTGCCCTATAGAAGGATTTGACGCGGACGCTTTAAATAAAGTATTAAATCTTGATACGACCAAACAGCGTGTCGCCGTGATGATACCGTTTGGATATCGTCTAAACCCTCAACCGCCAAAATATCGCCGTGAAATGAGCGATGTGGTTACTTGGATAAAATAG
- a CDS encoding redoxin domain-containing protein: MSVKDINGNEIDFLELIKDKNCVLIVYPKMGESGKFLPDELKQTKGLTGCTNQCKAYEANLKEIEKFGFEVIALGALNVAKTKEFKEALGVNFSFFSDENFKLADKLNLKTFSTDNGKKFYHRQTLIIKKGEILKRFDLVENPEEDALNTLKTLAKI; encoded by the coding sequence ATGAGCGTAAAAGATATAAACGGAAACGAAATTGATTTTTTAGAACTGATTAAAGATAAAAACTGTGTTTTAATCGTCTATCCCAAAATGGGCGAGAGCGGCAAATTCCTGCCTGATGAACTAAAGCAGACAAAAGGCTTAACTGGTTGCACAAATCAATGCAAAGCTTATGAAGCTAATTTAAAAGAGATTGAAAAATTTGGATTTGAAGTTATCGCGCTCGGGGCTTTAAACGTAGCAAAAACGAAAGAATTTAAAGAGGCTTTAGGCGTGAATTTCAGCTTTTTCAGCGATGAAAATTTCAAGCTTGCGGATAAATTAAATTTAAAAACCTTTAGCACGGATAACGGAAAGAAATTTTATCACCGTCAAACTCTAATCATAAAAAAAGGCGAAATTTTAAAGCGATTTGATCTTGTAGAAAACCCTGAAGAAGACGCGCTAAATACTCTAAAAACTCTAGCTAAAATTTAA
- the modB gene encoding molybdate ABC transporter permease subunit, which produces MFDISSIDFTPFYLSLKLAFVTTIILFFATLPLAYWLSRSNFKAKPIIESIVALPLVLPPSVLGFYMLVFLSPYNFFGKFMEENFDIRLVFNFSGLVIASCIYSLPFMFQPLQAGFSSLPKSLFEASYSLGKGKWTTLFMVALPNIKPSLLTALIVSFAHTLGEFGVVLMIGGSVGDKTKVASIAIYEAVELMDYQKAHVYSALMLIISFAVLFLVYFFNAKQKKA; this is translated from the coding sequence ATGTTTGATATATCAAGTATTGATTTTACACCGTTTTATCTATCGTTAAAACTTGCTTTTGTCACGACGATTATATTGTTTTTTGCCACGCTGCCGCTTGCCTACTGGCTAAGCAGATCAAATTTCAAAGCCAAACCGATAATCGAGTCCATAGTGGCTCTTCCGCTTGTTTTACCCCCATCGGTGCTTGGATTTTACATGCTTGTATTTCTTTCGCCATACAATTTCTTTGGCAAATTTATGGAAGAAAATTTCGATATACGCTTGGTTTTTAATTTCTCAGGGCTTGTCATAGCAAGCTGTATCTACTCGCTTCCGTTTATGTTTCAGCCGTTGCAAGCCGGGTTTTCAAGCCTGCCAAAGAGCCTTTTTGAGGCGAGTTATTCACTGGGTAAAGGCAAATGGACTACGCTTTTTATGGTTGCATTGCCAAATATCAAGCCTTCGCTTTTAACTGCGCTTATCGTTAGCTTTGCCCATACTTTGGGTGAATTTGGCGTGGTGCTGATGATAGGAGGAAGTGTCGGTGACAAGACAAAGGTCGCAAGCATAGCCATTTACGAAGCGGTCGAGCTGATGGATTATCAAAAAGCGCATGTTTACTCCGCGCTCATGCTCATAATCAGCTTTGCCGTGCTGTTTTTGGTTTATTTCTTTAACGCTAAACAGAAAAAAGCCTAA
- a CDS encoding ABC transporter ATP-binding protein has product MIEFRCKKTLNGSSGQFCLDVDLDIKKGEFVALYGKSGSGKTTLLRLLAGFETPDSGVIKVKDKFFFNAGKSLPPQKRNIGFLFQDYALFENMNVLKNLLFANNDLKLANHLLDLVELTSLKNAQISKLSGGQKQRVALARALMRKPEIMLLDEPLSALDISMREKLQDYLLKIHREFDMTTILVSHDIAEIYKLTSKVFVLSEGVIERCGSAGEIFLKHSNSQKLSFHAKILEIQKRDCIYVAITLVGQQLCEVVLSHQEAANLKAGDEATLSAKAFAATLRKSKSDV; this is encoded by the coding sequence GTGATTGAATTTAGATGCAAAAAGACCTTAAACGGCTCTAGCGGACAGTTTTGCCTTGACGTTGATCTAGATATCAAAAAAGGCGAATTCGTAGCACTTTACGGCAAAAGCGGAAGCGGCAAAACTACACTTTTACGCTTGCTTGCAGGCTTTGAAACCCCTGATAGCGGAGTGATAAAAGTTAAGGACAAATTCTTTTTCAATGCGGGCAAATCATTGCCGCCTCAAAAGAGAAATATAGGATTTTTATTTCAAGATTACGCTCTGTTTGAAAATATGAACGTGCTTAAAAATTTGCTTTTTGCAAACAATGATTTAAAGCTCGCAAACCACTTGCTTGATCTAGTTGAGCTAACATCGCTTAAAAACGCTCAAATTTCAAAGCTCTCAGGCGGTCAAAAGCAGCGTGTGGCGCTTGCAAGGGCGCTTATGCGAAAGCCTGAAATCATGCTGCTTGACGAGCCGCTTTCCGCGCTTGATATATCTATGCGCGAGAAGCTGCAAGACTATCTGCTTAAAATCCACCGCGAATTTGATATGACGACCATCTTGGTAAGTCACGATATAGCTGAAATTTATAAACTTACTTCAAAGGTATTTGTCCTGAGCGAAGGTGTGATAGAGCGCTGCGGAAGCGCCGGTGAGATATTTTTAAAGCACTCAAATTCCCAAAAGCTTAGCTTTCATGCCAAAATTTTAGAAATTCAAAAGCGCGACTGTATCTATGTAGCGATCACTCTTGTCGGACAGCAGCTTTGCGAAGTAGTCTTAAGCCATCAAGAAGCGGCCAATCTAAAAGCTGGCGACGAGGCTACGCTTAGCGCAAAAGCATTTGCGGCAACTCTTAGAAAAAGCAAAAGCGATGTTTGA
- a CDS encoding molybdopterin-binding protein has translation MIKAQVSNITGSQDVNLFEFTSGEMKFYMLGLENLDEFKIGDSVKLAFKSSDVIIATTPLKNCSLTNEIKATISNLTKGNITSVLHLKSLNFEFESIITTKSCERLNLKQNDEIYAYVKATSLYISDKNRD, from the coding sequence ATGATAAAGGCCCAAGTTTCAAATATAACCGGCAGCCAGGACGTAAATCTCTTTGAATTTACTTCAGGCGAGATGAAATTTTATATGCTTGGGCTTGAAAATTTAGATGAGTTTAAAATAGGCGACAGCGTAAAACTCGCCTTTAAAAGCTCAGATGTCATCATCGCAACGACTCCTTTGAAAAACTGCTCGCTTACAAACGAGATAAAAGCGACAATCTCAAATTTAACCAAAGGCAATATCACAAGCGTTTTGCATTTAAAGTCTTTAAATTTCGAATTTGAAAGCATAATAACGACAAAATCTTGCGAGAGGTTAAATCTTAAACAAAATGACGAAATTTACGCTTACGTAAAAGCCACTTCACTTTATATCAGCGATAAAAACCGTGATTGA
- the modA gene encoding molybdate ABC transporter substrate-binding protein, which translates to MKKTFFSLVLAAIAAFNLNAGEINVFAAANVTYAFNELKAEFAKTNPDTKVTVTLGGSGALTTQIKNGAPADVFMAANMKFVENLDEAGFSATRPIVYAQGALALFSIRDIDFTKGIKAVEGLKAVAIALPESAPYGKASIEALKKDGIFDKVEKNIIYTKSISEALSSALSAADAGFIAASAMYDPKMSKYKEGKNFILVNPALYTPIDQGVILLKRGENNPEAKAFYDFILSEKAKEIFRKFGYNI; encoded by the coding sequence ATGAAAAAAACTTTCTTTTCGTTAGTTTTAGCGGCAATCGCTGCTTTTAATCTAAACGCTGGCGAGATCAACGTCTTTGCCGCAGCAAACGTAACTTATGCGTTTAATGAGCTAAAAGCTGAATTTGCCAAGACAAATCCGGACACAAAAGTAACCGTAACGCTTGGTGGAAGTGGCGCTTTAACCACTCAGATAAAAAACGGCGCGCCTGCTGATGTGTTTATGGCGGCAAATATGAAATTTGTTGAAAATCTCGATGAAGCTGGCTTTTCTGCGACTCGTCCGATAGTTTATGCCCAGGGTGCGCTTGCACTATTTAGTATCCGCGACATAGATTTTACAAAAGGCATCAAAGCTGTTGAGGGATTAAAAGCCGTTGCTATCGCACTTCCTGAATCAGCTCCTTACGGCAAGGCAAGTATTGAAGCGCTTAAAAAAGATGGAATTTTTGATAAAGTTGAAAAAAATATCATCTACACAAAATCGATTTCAGAGGCTCTAAGTTCGGCTCTTAGCGCAGCAGACGCCGGATTTATCGCAGCTAGCGCGATGTATGATCCAAAAATGTCTAAGTATAAAGAGGGTAAAAATTTCATCCTAGTTAATCCTGCCCTTTACACTCCGATCGATCAAGGTGTAATCCTTCTAAAACGCGGCGAAAACAACCCTGAAGCCAAGGCGTTTTATGATTTTATCCTAAGCGAAAAAGCAAAAGAGATCTTTAGAAAATTCGGATATAACATATAA
- a CDS encoding TOBE domain-containing protein produces MKADISLELFLDSGVPVLTKHINLLKAIDETKSITKAAEFVGISYKNAWDSLDALNNRSDKPLIARMQGNKKNSGSELTEYGRKMINIYEAMLESQKIFLEKVCANIDISTAEIANLQRMSMSLSARNQLSCEIIEIKTGAVSSEVVAKLSNDEILRAVITVESEKSLNLQVGKKVVFIFKAPSVMLAKDENLNISAANQLKGKVIEAKIGSVSAEIVLEINDHQTITAIITKDSAMEMKIGVGDELTAVIKSSQIIIGV; encoded by the coding sequence ATGAAAGCAGATATAAGTTTAGAGTTATTTTTAGATAGCGGAGTGCCTGTTTTAACCAAGCATATAAATTTGCTAAAAGCGATTGACGAGACAAAAAGCATAACTAAAGCGGCAGAATTCGTAGGCATTTCATACAAAAACGCCTGGGATAGTCTAGATGCGCTAAATAACCGCTCGGATAAGCCTCTAATAGCCCGCATGCAAGGAAATAAAAAAAATAGCGGAAGCGAGCTAACCGAATACGGCAGAAAGATGATCAATATATATGAAGCTATGCTTGAGTCGCAAAAAATATTTTTAGAAAAAGTATGCGCAAATATAGACATCTCTACTGCCGAAATAGCAAATTTACAACGCATGAGTATGAGTTTAAGTGCCAGAAACCAATTATCATGTGAGATAATTGAGATAAAAACAGGAGCGGTAAGCTCTGAAGTAGTAGCAAAACTCTCAAATGATGAAATTTTAAGAGCGGTCATAACCGTAGAATCCGAAAAGAGCTTAAATTTGCAAGTCGGCAAAAAAGTAGTATTTATATTTAAAGCCCCAAGCGTTATGCTTGCTAAGGACGAAAATCTAAATATAAGTGCGGCAAATCAACTAAAAGGCAAGGTGATAGAGGCTAAAATCGGCTCGGTAAGTGCTGAAATAGTCCTTGAGATAAACGATCATCAAACCATCACCGCAATCATAACAAAAGATAGCGCAATGGAGATGAAAATAGGCGTTGGCGACGAACTAACAGCCGTAATCAAATCAAGTCAAATCATAATAGGAGTATAA
- a CDS encoding VacJ family lipoprotein, whose product MKIFISLMLGFVLVFGNEIDEFDDEFKDKTEVFDPLSGYNRVMTNVNDFLYVNIFNPAIRGYNYVVPQPAREAAGNFFDNLLFPLRFVNNLLQFKFKEAGEETLRFVANTIIGFGGLTDGAKYYDLQRHDEDFGQTLGYWGVGSGFHVVLPILGPSNLRDIVGLAGDYFADPISYINPSSRASGIQIYRRGNSWSLDPDAYENLKKDAVDLYPFLRDAYEQRRNYLIKE is encoded by the coding sequence ATGAAAATTTTTATATCTTTAATGCTTGGTTTTGTTTTGGTTTTTGGAAATGAAATTGATGAATTCGATGATGAATTTAAAGATAAGACCGAGGTGTTTGATCCGCTTTCGGGATACAATAGAGTAATGACGAACGTAAATGACTTTTTGTACGTAAATATTTTTAATCCCGCCATAAGAGGTTACAACTACGTGGTTCCGCAGCCCGCAAGAGAGGCTGCTGGAAATTTCTTTGACAATCTTTTATTTCCTCTTAGATTTGTAAATAACTTGCTTCAATTTAAATTTAAAGAAGCGGGCGAAGAAACGCTTAGGTTTGTCGCAAATACGATAATAGGCTTTGGCGGACTAACCGACGGGGCTAAATACTATGACTTGCAAAGACATGATGAGGATTTTGGTCAAACTCTTGGATATTGGGGGGTTGGAAGCGGTTTTCACGTAGTTTTGCCGATTTTGGGACCTTCAAATTTACGCGATATAGTGGGCTTAGCCGGAGATTATTTCGCCGATCCTATAAGCTATATAAATCCTAGTTCAAGGGCGAGCGGTATTCAAATTTACAGAAGAGGCAACTCATGGTCGCTTGATCCTGATGCTTATGAAAATTTAAAAAAAGACGCGGTTGATTTATATCCGTTTTTACGCGATGCATACGAACAGCGTCGTAATTATTTGATAAAGGAATAA
- a CDS encoding ABC transporter substrate-binding protein, protein MKFFKIICALFLSVSLYAITESEIKPSVEAATKNAISVLKDKGLNNDQKADKIFAIFDPFFDYKQMAKISLSKRYDALSDTQKQQFDKAFETRLKSSYVDKLLSYNDQEINLKEHTKPNDKRYWLNGEVVSEGKSYPFVYKFYDAKERGWLIYDLDILGVSIVQTYRSQFGSLLENGSFDDLLKRLESVNLPEDSK, encoded by the coding sequence ATGAAATTTTTTAAAATTATTTGCGCTTTGTTTTTAAGCGTTTCACTTTATGCTATAACCGAGAGTGAGATAAAGCCAAGCGTTGAGGCGGCGACAAAAAACGCTATTTCGGTTTTAAAGGATAAGGGCTTAAACAACGATCAAAAAGCCGATAAAATTTTTGCTATATTTGATCCGTTTTTTGACTATAAACAAATGGCTAAAATAAGCCTTTCAAAGCGATACGACGCTTTAAGCGATACTCAAAAGCAGCAGTTTGACAAGGCGTTTGAAACAAGACTTAAAAGCTCGTATGTAGATAAGCTTTTAAGCTATAACGACCAAGAGATAAATTTAAAAGAGCACACAAAACCAAACGATAAAAGATACTGGCTAAACGGCGAGGTTGTAAGCGAAGGCAAAAGCTATCCTTTTGTCTATAAATTTTATGACGCTAAAGAGCGCGGTTGGCTTATATACGACCTTGATATTTTAGGCGTTAGTATAGTTCAGACTTATCGAAGTCAGTTTGGAAGCTTGCTTGAAAACGGCAGCTTTGATGATTTGCTAAAAAGGTTAGAAAGCGTAAATTTGCCCGAGGATAGCAAGTAA
- a CDS encoding RND family transporter produces the protein MKSIFKFIVFYPKRVIVSVLLLTLVFGYFSTKLAIDASTETLLLENDKDLALFRDVAKRYASPNYLVVAYTPKNELLDDVTLEKIRNLSSEFEQNELVKNVVSILNVPLLQSSGGSLSDIVKRVPTLEDQDINKTAVKLEFASSPLYTNALVSKDLKTTAIILNLKDDKRYTELLNARNLLLNKELNGTLSGDDKQNLKSVNIEFKSYRDSLRAKEQASIEHIRGVIDKFRGDETLFLGGVNMIASDMVSFVKSDLYTYGISVALLLIFSLWLFFRQIRWIVLPIFICAVSVIFATGLFGFLGWEITVISSNFIALQLIITISVVIHLTVSYREFFITKPSLNQHQLVYLTLRDKFQPSFFAIFTTVIGFLSLAFSDIKPVIMLGVMMSTSISISLVLAFLLFGSVVSLLDKLAPVRTFESKFNFTKICANFALKSKFAVFAVSGLMLAFGIYGISKLRVENSFIEYFKSSTEINKGMRIIDTKLGGTVPVDVLITFKDTSKDEGVNEAKDEFEDEFKANENEAKYWFNSHKMNIVKKVHTHLEGKEFVGKVSSLGTLLEIIEILNDGVIDDFLLSVMYEQMPEIYKDIILSPYVSIAGNQVRFSLRTIDSDERLRRDEFLKTLESEIVNLTKDDNVKVEISGAMVLYNNMLQSLIYSQIDSFGFVVLTLFVIFCVIFKSVKLAIISIITNIIPLCVVFGVMGAAAIPLDIMSITIASISIGIGVDDIIHYIHRYREERRSKSVAESIKASHASIGYAMYYTSFAIFLGFSVMVTSNFIPTIYFGLLTDLVMVMMLLGALVLLPALIHTFYAKSVVE, from the coding sequence ATGAAATCCATCTTTAAATTTATCGTTTTTTATCCTAAGCGAGTTATTGTTTCAGTCTTGCTTTTAACACTTGTTTTTGGATATTTTTCCACAAAACTTGCCATTGATGCCTCCACTGAGACGCTTTTGCTTGAAAACGATAAAGACTTGGCTTTGTTTAGGGATGTTGCTAAAAGATATGCAAGCCCTAACTACTTAGTTGTCGCATACACTCCAAAAAACGAGCTTTTAGATGATGTTACGCTTGAAAAGATTAGAAATTTATCAAGTGAATTTGAGCAAAACGAGCTTGTTAAAAATGTCGTATCCATACTAAATGTCCCTCTGCTTCAAAGCTCAGGCGGTTCGCTTAGCGATATAGTAAAGCGAGTTCCTACTCTTGAAGATCAAGATATAAATAAAACCGCCGTGAAGCTGGAATTTGCAAGCAGTCCGCTATATACAAACGCCCTTGTAAGCAAGGATCTAAAAACAACGGCGATCATCTTAAATTTAAAAGACGATAAAAGATACACGGAGCTTTTAAACGCTAGAAATTTGCTCTTAAATAAAGAACTAAACGGTACTTTAAGCGGAGACGATAAGCAAAATTTAAAAAGCGTAAATATTGAGTTTAAATCCTATCGCGACTCTTTGCGCGCAAAAGAGCAGGCTAGTATAGAGCATATAAGAGGCGTGATAGATAAATTTAGAGGCGATGAGACGCTGTTTTTAGGCGGAGTAAATATGATTGCAAGCGACATGGTAAGCTTCGTAAAATCGGATCTTTATACTTACGGTATAAGTGTAGCCTTGCTTTTGATATTTAGCCTTTGGCTCTTTTTTAGGCAAATTCGCTGGATCGTGCTGCCTATATTTATATGCGCGGTTAGCGTTATATTTGCAACGGGACTTTTTGGCTTTTTGGGCTGGGAGATAACGGTTATCTCATCAAATTTCATAGCTCTTCAGCTTATCATTACTATCTCGGTTGTGATTCACTTAACGGTTAGCTATAGGGAGTTTTTTATAACCAAGCCGAGCTTAAATCAACACCAGCTTGTATATCTAACGCTTAGGGATAAATTTCAGCCATCTTTCTTTGCGATATTTACGACCGTTATCGGCTTTTTATCGCTTGCGTTTTCCGACATAAAGCCCGTTATAATGCTTGGCGTGATGATGAGTACGAGCATATCCATTTCGCTTGTGCTTGCGTTTTTATTATTTGGCAGCGTAGTCTCTCTTCTTGATAAGCTCGCTCCCGTTAGGACGTTTGAGAGCAAATTTAACTTTACTAAAATTTGTGCAAATTTTGCTCTGAAATCCAAATTTGCAGTTTTTGCCGTAAGCGGACTTATGCTTGCTTTTGGAATTTACGGAATTTCAAAACTTCGCGTTGAAAATAGCTTTATTGAGTATTTTAAAAGCTCAACCGAGATCAATAAAGGCATGCGGATAATCGACACTAAACTCGGTGGCACGGTGCCTGTGGATGTACTTATAACATTTAAAGACACAAGTAAAGACGAGGGCGTAAACGAAGCGAAAGATGAATTTGAAGATGAGTTTAAGGCTAATGAAAACGAGGCTAAGTATTGGTTTAACAGCCATAAGATGAACATCGTAAAAAAAGTGCATACTCATCTTGAAGGCAAGGAATTTGTCGGAAAGGTTTCAAGTCTTGGCACGCTTTTAGAGATTATTGAAATTTTAAACGACGGAGTGATTGATGATTTCTTGCTAAGCGTTATGTATGAGCAGATGCCTGAAATTTATAAAGATATTATTTTAAGCCCTTATGTTAGCATCGCGGGTAATCAAGTGAGATTTTCGCTTAGGACTATTGACTCTGATGAGAGGCTTAGACGAGATGAGTTTTTAAAAACGCTTGAAAGCGAGATCGTAAATTTAACCAAAGACGATAACGTGAAAGTCGAGATAAGCGGCGCAATGGTGCTTTATAACAATATGCTTCAAAGCCTTATTTACTCGCAGATTGATTCTTTCGGTTTTGTCGTTTTAACTCTTTTTGTGATATTTTGCGTCATTTTTAAGAGCGTAAAACTTGCGATTATCAGCATTATCACAAATATCATCCCGCTTTGCGTGGTCTTTGGAGTGATGGGCGCGGCAGCGATTCCGCTTGATATCATGAGTATTACTATAGCTTCCATAAGTATCGGTATCGGCGTGGATGACATTATTCATTATATCCATAGATACCGCGAAGAGCGACGAAGCAAAAGCGTGGCGGAGAGTATAAAAGCCTCGCACGCAAGCATAGGTTATGCGATGTATTATACTTCCTTTGCTATATTTTTAGGCTTTAGCGTGATGGTTACTAGTAACTTTATCCCGACTATTTATTTTGGATTGCTTACCGATTTGGTTATGGTTATGATGCTACTTGGCGCATTGGTGCTTTTGCCTGCGCTTATTCATACGTTTTATGCAAAAAGCGTTGTTGAGTAA
- a CDS encoding BON domain-containing protein produces MKFRFVFINLFFALFSNGCLEIFTSIPSPLTGLNVYDAYLISQDERGIYAITKDKVIKTKIQSKILASSGLSNLDIDVESFYGNVYLIGIVPDMDHKTKLINLAKDTAEVEKIYTYIRFPSDEKKCENSLNIMLALKNNLFADSKISGTSIRVSVVQCNVVFTGIITDIEQEKHAIWYAKHIEGVNDVYSFLRVIK; encoded by the coding sequence ATGAAATTTAGATTTGTATTTATAAATTTGTTTTTTGCACTGTTTTCAAACGGATGTTTAGAAATTTTTACCAGCATCCCATCTCCGCTTACAGGGCTAAACGTCTATGACGCATATCTCATCTCTCAAGACGAGCGAGGAATCTACGCAATAACAAAAGACAAGGTTATCAAAACAAAAATTCAAAGCAAAATTTTAGCCTCTTCAGGACTTAGCAACCTTGATATCGACGTAGAGAGCTTTTACGGCAACGTCTATCTAATAGGCATAGTGCCTGATATGGATCATAAAACAAAACTTATAAATTTAGCCAAAGATACCGCCGAGGTTGAAAAAATTTACACTTATATAAGATTTCCAAGCGACGAAAAAAAATGCGAAAACAGCCTAAACATAATGCTTGCGCTTAAAAATAACCTCTTTGCAGATAGCAAGATAAGCGGCACTAGCATAAGGGTTAGCGTAGTGCAATGCAATGTCGTATTTACAGGCATAATAACCGATATCGAGCAAGAAAAACACGCCATTTGGTATGCTAAGCATATCGAAGGCGTAAATGATGTTTATTCGTTTTTAAGAGTTATAAAGTAA